One Deinococcus reticulitermitis genomic region harbors:
- the cysS gene encoding cysteine--tRNA ligase, protein MTDPQSRTPDPDIFLYDTLQRRKVRFTPSTPGRVGFYLCGPTVYSDAHLGHAKMGVAFDVVRRALTHFGYQVRFVSNVTDVGHLQGDADDGEDKLLARARLEQLEPMEVADKYFWSYFRDMEALNVLKPSITPRATGHIGEQIALIEELIGRGHAYESEGSVYFDVRSWPDYGKLSGRKLDDQSEGTREAVREEKRDPRDFALWKRAEPGHLMRWQSPWGVGFPGWHIECSAMSLKYLGDGFDIHAGGLDLQFPHHEAEIAQAEAAGHAFARYWLHNNMLTIGGEKMSKSKGNFTTVHDLLTQHDPMVVRFLLVSSHYRSITEFSEDAFEAARGGYRRLTEALGELERRLPAAPAGEHTALEARITAHTAAFEDALRDDFNTPKAVAALFNLTTDLNAALGAGAVGRTTLERARASYRTLGGSVLGLFAQGGPAQSQDDTEVVSALMDLVLRARQNYRLQKQYAEADEVRSTLTRVGVTVEDTKDGPRWKR, encoded by the coding sequence ATGACTGATCCTCAATCCCGCACGCCTGACCCCGACATCTTCCTTTACGACACCTTGCAGCGCCGCAAAGTGCGCTTCACGCCGAGCACGCCGGGGCGCGTGGGCTTTTACCTGTGCGGGCCGACGGTGTACTCCGACGCGCACCTCGGGCACGCCAAGATGGGTGTCGCGTTCGACGTGGTGCGCCGCGCGCTCACCCACTTCGGCTATCAGGTCCGTTTCGTCTCCAACGTCACCGACGTCGGCCACCTGCAAGGCGACGCCGACGACGGCGAAGACAAGCTGCTCGCCCGCGCCCGGCTCGAACAGCTCGAACCGATGGAGGTGGCCGACAAGTACTTCTGGTCGTACTTCCGCGACATGGAGGCCCTGAACGTCCTGAAGCCGAGCATCACCCCGCGCGCAACCGGGCACATCGGCGAGCAGATCGCCCTGATCGAGGAGCTGATTGGGCGCGGGCACGCTTACGAGTCGGAAGGCAGCGTGTACTTCGATGTGCGCAGTTGGCCCGACTACGGCAAGCTCTCGGGCCGCAAGCTCGACGATCAATCCGAAGGCACCCGCGAGGCGGTGCGCGAGGAAAAACGCGACCCGCGCGACTTCGCGCTGTGGAAACGCGCCGAGCCGGGACACCTGATGCGCTGGCAGTCGCCCTGGGGCGTCGGTTTTCCCGGCTGGCACATCGAGTGCTCGGCGATGAGCCTGAAGTACCTCGGCGACGGCTTCGACATCCACGCGGGCGGCCTCGACCTCCAGTTTCCCCACCACGAGGCCGAGATCGCGCAGGCCGAGGCCGCCGGGCACGCCTTCGCGCGCTACTGGCTGCACAACAACATGCTCACCATCGGCGGCGAGAAGATGTCCAAGTCCAAGGGCAACTTCACGACTGTTCATGACCTGCTCACGCAGCACGACCCGATGGTGGTGCGCTTCCTGCTTGTGAGCAGCCACTACCGCTCGATTACCGAATTTTCCGAAGACGCCTTCGAGGCGGCGCGCGGAGGCTACCGCCGCCTGACCGAGGCGCTCGGCGAGCTCGAGCGCCGACTCCCGGCGGCTCCGGCAGGCGAGCACACCGCGCTCGAAGCGCGCATCACCGCCCATACCGCCGCCTTCGAAGACGCGCTGCGCGACGACTTCAACACCCCGAAAGCGGTCGCCGCCCTCTTCAATCTGACCACTGACCTCAACGCGGCGCTCGGGGCGGGCGCGGTGGGGCGCACGACGCTGGAGCGGGCGCGCGCGAGCTACCGCACGCTCGGCGGAAGCGTCCTCGGCCTCTTCGCCCAGGGCGGACCGGCGCAGTCGCAAGACGACACCGAGGTGGTCAGCGCCCTGATGGACCTCGTGCTCAGGGCCCGGCAGAACTACCGCCTGCAAAAGCAGTATGCCGAGGCCGACGAGGTGCGGAGCACCCTCACGCGCGTCGGCGTGACCGTCGAGGACACCAAGGATGGGCCGCGCTGGAAACGCTAA
- a CDS encoding lipid II:glycine glycyltransferase FemX: MRLKLQPTTDPHAYDAAVREMPITSALQGWGYGEARRVLGQMPQRFLIEQGGRTVGAVQLLRKRLLPGFSTLYAPRGPALESLDLLPDFAQAVRAVARPTDVLLKIEPPVPYPANEEGSEAALPVSFGPFRRAETEQPEHTIVADLKKSESELMSGLHSMARRNVRTAEKLGVVAGRDDDFDAFWEIFTATNERAKLGAFPRAYYETMLREANRYGGEAYIVLSRYQGRALAGGFFLAMGKGTYYLYGGSVRDDRTQEDGSPFKDAKAPDAFYWHAMLDAQRRGYEFFDFWGIPRVLDESKHSYGVFKMKLKFSEQRVWYPAYDLPLSPLAPAIVRLLRWRKDQNNLRKRGTTDDVL; encoded by the coding sequence GTGCGCCTCAAGCTCCAGCCCACCACCGATCCCCACGCCTACGACGCCGCCGTACGCGAGATGCCGATCACCTCGGCCCTGCAAGGCTGGGGCTACGGCGAGGCGCGGCGGGTGCTCGGGCAGATGCCGCAGCGCTTCCTGATCGAGCAGGGCGGGCGGACGGTGGGCGCGGTGCAGCTGCTGCGTAAGCGCCTGCTGCCAGGTTTTTCCACCCTCTACGCTCCGCGCGGCCCGGCGCTCGAATCGCTCGATCTGCTGCCCGACTTCGCGCAGGCGGTGCGGGCGGTGGCGCGCCCCACGGACGTGCTCCTCAAGATCGAGCCGCCCGTGCCCTACCCGGCGAATGAGGAGGGCAGCGAGGCCGCCTTACCCGTCTCGTTCGGCCCCTTTCGCCGCGCCGAGACCGAGCAGCCCGAGCACACCATCGTCGCCGACTTGAAGAAGTCCGAAAGCGAGTTGATGTCCGGCCTGCACTCGATGGCGCGGCGCAACGTCCGCACCGCCGAGAAGCTCGGGGTGGTGGCCGGGCGCGACGACGATTTTGACGCCTTCTGGGAGATCTTTACCGCCACCAACGAGCGGGCCAAACTCGGCGCCTTTCCGCGCGCCTACTACGAGACGATGCTGCGCGAGGCGAACAGGTACGGCGGCGAAGCCTACATCGTCCTCTCGCGCTATCAGGGCAGAGCGCTCGCGGGCGGCTTTTTCCTGGCGATGGGGAAGGGCACCTATTACCTCTACGGCGGCAGCGTGCGCGACGACCGCACGCAGGAGGACGGCTCGCCCTTCAAGGACGCCAAAGCCCCCGACGCCTTTTACTGGCACGCGATGCTCGACGCGCAGCGCCGGGGCTACGAGTTCTTCGACTTCTGGGGCATTCCGCGCGTGCTCGACGAGTCCAAACACTCCTACGGCGTCTTCAAGATGAAGCTCAAATTCAGCGAGCAGCGGGTCTGGTACCCCGCCTACGACCTGCCGCTCAGCCCGCTGGCGCCCGCCATCGTGCGGCTGCTGCGCTGGCGCAAGGACCAGAACAACCTGCGTAAGCGCGGCACTACTGACGACGTGCTGTGA
- the aat gene encoding leucyl/phenylalanyl-tRNA--protein transferase codes for MSRFTGLTRFLQHPDALTREVAQGYAQGAFLMDNGDGAQWYSVQGRALVPLTEPEGLHVTRRLRRELPRFEPRVDTAFAEVVEGCRGHLPGAPERDGEWISDDLAALYLHLHRSGLAHSFEVWRGGALVGGVLGLALGGAFIAESKFHRVTNASKAALVQLAAHLHAQGFVLLDAQIQNPHLATLGVYEVDAPTYQERLRAALSLECEF; via the coding sequence ATGTCCCGCTTCACCGGCCTCACCCGCTTCCTTCAGCATCCGGACGCCCTGACCCGCGAGGTCGCTCAGGGGTACGCGCAGGGGGCCTTTTTGATGGACAACGGCGACGGGGCGCAGTGGTACAGCGTGCAGGGCCGCGCCCTGGTGCCGCTGACCGAGCCAGAGGGGCTCCACGTCACCCGGCGGCTGCGGCGCGAACTGCCCAGGTTTGAGCCGCGCGTCGATACCGCCTTCGCCGAGGTGGTGGAAGGCTGCCGGGGCCATCTGCCGGGCGCCCCCGAACGCGACGGCGAGTGGATCTCGGACGACCTCGCGGCGCTCTACCTCCACCTGCACCGCTCGGGGCTCGCCCACTCCTTCGAGGTGTGGCGGGGAGGAGCACTCGTCGGTGGCGTGCTTGGTCTCGCCCTCGGCGGCGCCTTTATCGCCGAGAGCAAGTTCCACCGCGTGACCAACGCGAGCAAGGCGGCGCTCGTTCAGCTCGCCGCTCACCTGCACGCTCAGGGCTTCGTGCTGCTCGACGCCCAGATCCAGAATCCTCACCTCGCCACCCTCGGCGTGTACGAGGTGGACGCGCCGACGTATCAGGAGCGGCTGCGCGCGGCGTTGAGCCTGGAATGCGAGTTCTGA